In Tachysurus fulvidraco isolate hzauxx_2018 chromosome 1, HZAU_PFXX_2.0, whole genome shotgun sequence, a single window of DNA contains:
- the gcga gene encoding glucagon a: MKGTHFSAGLILLLVLIQSSLELPLQDDTTSSETDASVLDERKDMMRVRRHSEGTFSNDYSKYLETRRAQDFVQWLMNSKRSGGPARRHADGTYTSDVSSYLQDQAAKDFITWLKSGQPKPDAVETRRVDALHRRHVDGSFTSDVNKVLDSIAAKDYLQWVMSSQSSASGKRH; this comes from the exons ATGAAAGGCACGCACTTCAGCGCCGGTCTCATTCTGCTCCTCGTCCTCATCCAGAGCAGCCTGGAGCTGCCGCTACAAGACGACACGACCAG ctcGGAGACAGACGCAAGCGTCCTGGATGAGAGGAAAGACATGATGCGAGTGAGGAGACATTCAGAGGGAACTTTCTCTAATGACTACAGTAAATATCTGGAGACAAGGAGGGCGCAGGACTTTGTCCAGTGGCTCATGAACTCCAAGAGGAGCGG CGGACCTGCGCGGCGCCACGCGGACGGCACCTACACCAGTGACGTCAGCTCGTACCTGCAGGACCAGGCGGCGAAAGACTTCATCACCTGGCTGAAAAGCGGGCAGCCCAAACCAGA cgCTGTCGAGACGAGACGCGTAGACGCGTTACACAGGAGACACGTGGACGGCAGCTTTACCAGCGACGTCAACAAGGTGCTGGACAGCATAGCCGCTAAGGACTACCTGCAGTGGGTCATGAGCTCGCAGTCATCGGCGAG CGGCAAGAGACACTGA